In Kineococcus endophyticus, the DNA window AATTCAAATCCACGCAGATTAAATAGGGAGTTGCCTACGGGGTTTAGCTGGTGGCTTCCTGGAAGCGTACGATCAAGTCGTTGCTGAGGCGGCCACGCTCGGAGACCTCGATGCCGTGCTCCTTGGCCCACGCCCGTACCTGCTGGGTGTCGGTCTTGTCGCCAGCGGGTTTGCGGCTGGCCGGCCTAGACGCGGTGCGCTTCTTGATGGCCGAACCGCGGAGCTTGCGGGCGCGGTCGACGTACACAGCGACGGACTCGCGCAGCTGAGCGGCGTGCTCGTCGCTGAGGTCGATCTCGTAGGTGATCCCGTCGACAGCGAAGGTCACCGTCTGGGTCGCCTCCGAGCCGTCGAGGTCATCGGTCAGCAGGATGCGCGTCGTCTGGGCCACGGCTCCATGATCCCCGGTCGTACTTGGTGTTGTGGGGTGACACTGACCATCGACACCGTAATGACCGTTCTGGTGTCGCGTGAAGCACGGACAGGACGCTTAGGAGTGGAGCCAGATGCCGTTGGGGGCTAGTCCACTGTGGTCGACGGCTGCGGTGTAGGCGCAGCTCTAGACCCGTCGATGAGATCGCTGAGCGATGTATCCGTACCCCACACCAGGTTGAAGACGGCGACCGCCGTAGTAATGATCACCGGAACGGCGACCAGCACCTGCCTCCAGCTGATCAGCTCACCGTTCCCTCTGGGCCGCTCCGTCACTCCCTCGTGGTGCAGTGCCATGACCCCGGCGAAGTCGTGAGCCATGACGCGCAGGTGCAGGCGCCACAGATCATCACGAAGTTCTGCCACGTCATCGGTGGTTAGGGTGCGCTCGATCATGGATCTGATGGAGCGTGCGCACACTCGACCCAGTCGGATCGTGGTGATGTTCAGTGGCGTACCTGAGGCCGGCGCCAGCCATCGCCTGCGGTGACGCTTGTAGAAGTCCTCGGCGGTAGCAGCGAGTCCGTCTGCGACCCTGCGGCGCCAGGTCAGGTCCATCCCCTCGGCTACAGCGTTGCTGCAGCGACCGGCCGCTGCAGCGGATGAGATGCGCAGCTCAGAGGA includes these proteins:
- a CDS encoding histone-like nucleoid-structuring protein Lsr2, yielding MAQTTRILLTDDLDGSEATQTVTFAVDGITYEIDLSDEHAAQLRESVAVYVDRARKLRGSAIKKRTASRPASRKPAGDKTDTQQVRAWAKEHGIEVSERGRLSNDLIVRFQEATS